In Alkalihalobacterium alkalinitrilicum, a genomic segment contains:
- a CDS encoding L,D-transpeptidase, with amino-acid sequence MLQTLFLSILLVVSPIWPLGENPLVGDPYIIVNKQTNQLAYINEGVIQNVYSVATGTQNELTPEGEFMIVVKAPNPYYRKKDIEGGAKENPLGTRWIGFDALETDGRIYGVHGTNLPQSIGHYVTAGCVRMENNQVEELYEEIPLGTKILIVNTNESFEYLAREAGALP; translated from the coding sequence ATGCTACAAACTCTTTTCTTATCGATTTTGCTCGTAGTCTCACCGATTTGGCCATTAGGTGAAAATCCACTTGTGGGCGATCCATACATTATCGTTAATAAACAGACGAATCAATTAGCTTATATTAACGAGGGAGTTATCCAAAATGTATATTCTGTTGCTACTGGAACACAGAACGAATTAACTCCAGAAGGTGAGTTTATGATCGTTGTTAAAGCACCGAACCCCTATTACCGCAAAAAAGACATAGAAGGTGGTGCGAAAGAAAACCCTTTAGGGACGAGATGGATTGGTTTTGATGCACTAGAAACTGACGGTAGAATATATGGTGTACATGGTACCAATCTTCCTCAGTCTATAGGACATTATGTGACAGCGGGTTGTGTGAGGATGGAAAATAATCAAGTGGAAGAATTGTATGAGGAAATTCCTCTAGGTACAAAAATATTAATTGTCAATACGAATGAGAGCTTTGAATATCTGGCAAGAGAGGCAGGGGCACTTCCATAA
- a CDS encoding DctP family TRAP transporter solute-binding subunit — protein sequence MRGLITICSFLLVGVLTAHYIGFAHQADSDPKAVDKELEGLNEKYVLRFSHVVAENTPKGLAASMFAQLVREKTDGWVEVQVFPNAMLYEAQAEFDALMKKDIHIIAPALSEVTVIDPNWLVMDLPYVFRNEQMVEDALHGRIGELLFNSISDYGLHGITYWENSFKQVTNRIRPIINPEDIEGLSVRVMPSEALSDTYRVLGAKPRLFPFNEVYDVLSNGVVDGTENTLSNIYSKGFYRQQNYMTVSNHNYLGYAVFMNGKFWDSLPVDHQNSIIEAMNEVTVWLREHSNKINTEMLARIENSNLIEIHHQTESEKMVWRNALKPVYEKYGQIIDPELITEVTKLQE from the coding sequence ATGAGAGGGTTAATTACAATCTGTTCTTTCTTATTAGTAGGGGTGTTGACGGCCCATTATATTGGATTTGCGCATCAAGCTGACTCGGACCCAAAAGCAGTAGATAAAGAATTAGAAGGGTTAAACGAAAAATACGTATTACGGTTTAGTCATGTTGTTGCTGAAAATACACCAAAGGGACTTGCCGCTTCGATGTTTGCTCAATTAGTGAGAGAAAAAACAGATGGATGGGTTGAAGTGCAAGTCTTTCCAAATGCAATGTTGTATGAAGCCCAAGCTGAATTTGATGCACTGATGAAAAAGGACATTCATATTATTGCTCCTGCCCTTTCAGAGGTGACGGTAATAGATCCTAATTGGCTTGTGATGGATTTACCTTATGTATTTCGAAACGAGCAAATGGTTGAAGATGCACTTCATGGGAGAATTGGTGAGTTACTATTTAATAGCATTAGTGATTATGGATTACATGGAATTACTTATTGGGAAAATAGTTTTAAACAAGTGACGAATCGGATTAGACCGATAATAAATCCAGAGGATATTGAAGGTCTTTCTGTTCGTGTGATGCCAAGCGAAGCTTTAAGCGATACTTATCGTGTACTTGGTGCAAAGCCGCGACTCTTCCCTTTTAATGAAGTATATGACGTGCTTAGTAATGGCGTTGTCGATGGCACTGAAAATACACTATCTAATATTTATTCAAAAGGATTTTATCGGCAACAAAATTATATGACGGTAAGTAACCATAATTATTTAGGATACGCTGTTTTTATGAATGGTAAATTTTGGGACAGCTTACCAGTTGATCATCAAAACAGTATAATAGAAGCAATGAATGAGGTAACAGTATGGTTACGTGAACATTCTAACAAAATTAATACTGAAATGTTAGCTCGCATCGAAAATAGTAATCTAATCGAAATTCATCATCAAACAGAAAGTGAAAAGATGGTGTGGAGAAACGCACTTAAACCCGTCTATGAAAAGTATGGGCAAATCATTGATCCAGAATTGATTACTGAAGTAACTAAACTTCAAGAATAA
- a CDS encoding response regulator, with translation MRDEKRVIRILLVEDDPMVQEVNRMFIDKIDGFSVIGVASSGVMGRQQIEKLKPDLVLLDVYMPGKDGVELIKQLRQELVDVDIIAVTAANDTNTVKTLLRHGVVDYVVKPFTFERLEKALTQYKNVYGQLNHNDKVSQEKLDHVLVQQTRKQDVTLPKGLHAHTLNQIHGYLKDMKSAKSAEEIGNDVGLARVTVRRYLNYLESIGQVEMELTYGTIGRPIQLYSLKQ, from the coding sequence ATGCGTGATGAGAAAAGAGTCATACGAATACTCTTAGTAGAAGATGATCCGATGGTTCAAGAAGTAAATCGGATGTTTATAGATAAAATTGATGGATTTTCAGTTATCGGCGTAGCATCCTCTGGAGTAATGGGAAGGCAACAAATTGAAAAGCTGAAACCAGATTTGGTGTTACTAGATGTTTACATGCCTGGAAAAGATGGAGTTGAACTCATTAAACAACTTCGGCAAGAATTAGTGGACGTCGATATTATTGCAGTAACAGCAGCTAATGATACAAACACAGTAAAAACGTTATTACGTCATGGTGTAGTGGATTATGTTGTTAAACCGTTTACGTTTGAACGTTTAGAAAAAGCATTAACACAATATAAAAATGTGTATGGACAATTAAATCACAACGATAAAGTTTCCCAGGAAAAGTTAGACCATGTTTTAGTCCAACAAACCAGAAAACAAGATGTTACCTTGCCAAAAGGCTTACATGCACACACGCTAAACCAAATTCATGGTTATCTTAAAGATATGAAAAGTGCTAAATCAGCAGAAGAAATAGGAAACGATGTCGGTCTAGCTCGAGTAACTGTTCGCCGCTATTTAAATTATTTAGAATCAATTGGTCAAGTAGAAATGGAATTAACTTACGGTACCATTGGGCGACCTATACAGCTTTATAGCTTGAAGCAGTAG
- a CDS encoding acyl-CoA thioesterase, protein MLDNFRFHYPIRVRYSEIDGQKIVFNAHYSTYVDVASTEYFREVIGANWMELAETNTFDIVLAKITLEYHQPAKLDDLLHVYCRVKRIGKSSLTCSYVIAREGTNDILVTADAIQVSYNNEKGKSQPIPEDIIHKIKEYEGIKLETV, encoded by the coding sequence ATGTTGGATAATTTCCGTTTTCATTACCCCATTAGAGTTCGATATTCAGAAATCGATGGTCAAAAAATTGTATTTAATGCGCACTATTCTACATATGTGGATGTCGCATCTACAGAGTACTTCAGGGAAGTTATAGGAGCAAATTGGATGGAATTAGCTGAAACAAATACGTTTGACATCGTACTAGCAAAAATCACGTTAGAATACCATCAACCTGCAAAGTTAGATGATCTCCTCCATGTTTACTGTCGAGTAAAAAGGATTGGGAAATCCAGTTTAACTTGCTCATATGTCATTGCACGGGAAGGGACGAATGATATTTTAGTTACGGCTGATGCAATACAAGTGTCTTATAATAATGAAAAAGGTAAATCTCAACCGATTCCTGAGGATATCATTCATAAGATAAAAGAGTATGAAGGAATTAAACTAGAAACAGTTTAG
- the mce gene encoding methylmalonyl-CoA epimerase has translation MQKQNAPKKIDHIGIAVQSIEKTLPFYTEQLNLELLAIEEVSSQGVKVAFIKIGESKIELLEPLHDESPIAKFIAKKGEGIHHIALGVAGIQERINEIREKGIQMINNEPVKGAGGAQVAFIHPKSAGGILFEFCEKNKSE, from the coding sequence ATGCAAAAACAAAATGCACCTAAAAAAATTGATCATATTGGAATTGCAGTTCAATCAATCGAAAAAACATTGCCGTTTTATACGGAGCAATTAAACCTTGAGTTATTAGCGATAGAAGAAGTTTCATCACAAGGTGTAAAAGTAGCTTTTATTAAAATTGGTGAGTCTAAAATTGAATTATTAGAACCATTACATGATGAAAGTCCGATTGCCAAGTTTATCGCTAAAAAAGGAGAAGGAATTCATCATATTGCGTTAGGGGTAGCAGGAATTCAAGAACGTATAAACGAAATTAGAGAAAAGGGTATTCAGATGATTAATAATGAACCCGTAAAAGGCGCAGGTGGTGCCCAAGTGGCCTTTATTCACCCGAAATCTGCAGGTGGTATTCTGTTTGAGTTTTGTGAAAAGAATAAGTCTGAATAA
- a CDS encoding SLC13 family permease: MSNQLISNLWNNLWQSHSRVKNLLTFSFASQQQNVNKKVETKENEDNNNNANPIYKKTQLIGLILGPAFFAIIMLFFTPDGLTPEARAVLASTVWIATWWITEAIPIPATSLLPIVLFPLTGALDSGAVTSSYGNSTIFLFLGGFLIALAMERWELHKRIALTIISIIGTSSERIVLGFMIATGFLSMWISNTATAMMMVPIGTAIIYQVSRSLIEKNVSVANEDKNFGRAMMLGIAYSASIGGLATLIGTPPNMILAGVINELYGIQITFASWMMFGLPLTIILLSFAWVYLVKMAFPIKMKTLPGGGALIREQKKALGKASFEEKAVLAVFLLAAFSWITRSFLLDGVIPGIDDTMIAIVAAAILFLIPSLNKRGTFLLDWETAKKVPWGILLLFGGGLAIAAGFRESGLASWIGNQLTVVDGIHFILVLTIVTALVMFLTEITSNTASATMILPIMASLALAIGVHPYALMIPAAIAASCAFMLPVATPPNAVVFASGHLKMVDMARAGFWINIMSIVVIVIAIYFYLPIVWGIDLQVVPEMFKG; the protein is encoded by the coding sequence ATGAGTAATCAATTAATTTCAAATCTATGGAATAACCTTTGGCAATCTCACTCCCGTGTGAAAAACCTATTAACGTTTTCATTTGCTAGTCAGCAACAAAATGTAAATAAAAAAGTTGAGACTAAAGAAAATGAAGATAATAATAATAATGCCAATCCAATTTATAAAAAAACACAACTCATTGGTTTAATTTTAGGGCCTGCATTTTTTGCTATTATTATGTTATTTTTTACACCAGATGGTTTGACGCCAGAAGCAAGGGCTGTTCTTGCAAGTACAGTTTGGATTGCGACTTGGTGGATAACAGAAGCCATTCCGATCCCAGCTACCTCATTGTTGCCGATTGTTTTGTTTCCGCTGACGGGCGCACTAGATAGTGGAGCCGTGACTTCTTCTTATGGGAATAGTACTATTTTCTTGTTCTTAGGTGGCTTTTTGATTGCCCTTGCTATGGAACGTTGGGAACTTCATAAACGAATTGCCTTAACAATCATCTCTATTATAGGGACTAGCTCAGAACGAATAGTACTAGGGTTTATGATTGCGACAGGTTTTTTATCGATGTGGATTTCGAATACTGCGACTGCTATGATGATGGTCCCAATCGGTACCGCAATCATTTATCAAGTGTCCCGTAGTTTAATAGAGAAAAATGTTAGTGTTGCCAATGAAGATAAAAACTTTGGACGTGCTATGATGTTAGGTATAGCTTACTCTGCTTCTATTGGTGGTTTAGCAACTTTAATTGGTACACCCCCTAATATGATATTAGCTGGTGTGATTAATGAGTTATATGGAATTCAAATTACTTTTGCAAGTTGGATGATGTTTGGACTTCCTTTAACTATTATTTTACTTAGTTTTGCCTGGGTATATTTAGTTAAGATGGCTTTTCCGATCAAAATGAAAACTTTACCTGGTGGAGGTGCGTTAATTCGTGAACAAAAGAAAGCTTTAGGTAAAGCAAGTTTTGAAGAAAAAGCTGTCCTTGCAGTTTTCTTATTAGCAGCGTTTTCTTGGATTACACGCTCGTTCTTACTCGATGGTGTTATTCCAGGAATTGACGATACAATGATTGCTATTGTAGCTGCAGCTATTTTGTTCCTTATTCCTTCTCTTAATAAGCGAGGAACTTTCCTCCTAGATTGGGAAACAGCAAAAAAGGTTCCGTGGGGTATTTTACTGTTATTTGGTGGTGGCCTAGCCATTGCCGCAGGATTTAGAGAGTCAGGTCTTGCTTCTTGGATCGGTAATCAATTAACGGTCGTAGACGGAATACACTTCATTTTAGTCTTAACGATTGTTACTGCATTAGTCATGTTCCTTACTGAAATTACGTCGAATACTGCATCGGCTACGATGATCTTGCCAATTATGGCTTCACTTGCATTGGCAATTGGTGTTCATCCTTATGCTTTAATGATCCCCGCAGCAATTGCAGCATCTTGTGCTTTCATGTTGCCTGTGGCGACACCACCGAATGCCGTTGTCTTTGCATCAGGACACTTAAAAATGGTAGATATGGCACGAGCAGGTTTTTGGATCAATATCATGTCCATTGTAGTCATTGTCATTGCTATATACTTCTATCTACCAATTGTTTGGGGTATCGATTTACAAGTCGTTCCAGAAATGTTTAAAGGCTAA
- a CDS encoding aromatic acid exporter family protein: MFKIGYRTLKTAIGAGIAILIAQWLSLDFYASAAILTILCISVTRRSSLSISWQRFAGCLLGLVLAFILFELIGYHPITLVLLLLLFIPLSVMLRLKEGIVTSCVIILHIYTLGTVSVGIFLNELYLIIIGIGVALIMNLYMPSVGQDLHMYQKKIEENFKVILTEFSNYLRDSNNLWDGKELTETYELLQEAKNIAIKNIENHILRYEDQYYNYFKMRERQFEIFERVMPFISSLDDTVIQGVKISSFLDQLSQAVGPVNTSSYFLDELSQMREEFQQMPLPQTRQEFEIRSSLYYVMQELESYLIIKDSLKKH, translated from the coding sequence ATGTTTAAGATAGGATACCGAACGTTAAAGACGGCAATAGGAGCTGGGATAGCTATTCTAATCGCCCAATGGCTATCTTTAGATTTTTACGCATCTGCAGCTATTCTTACAATTTTATGTATTTCAGTTACGCGGAGAAGTTCATTATCAATTTCTTGGCAACGGTTTGCGGGGTGTTTATTAGGACTCGTATTAGCTTTTATCCTTTTTGAATTGATCGGGTACCATCCTATTACCTTGGTGCTCTTGTTGTTATTATTTATACCACTTTCCGTTATGCTGAGGCTTAAAGAAGGAATAGTGACGAGCTGTGTAATCATTTTACATATTTATACTCTTGGAACTGTTTCTGTCGGGATTTTTTTGAACGAACTATACCTTATTATTATAGGTATAGGCGTTGCGTTAATTATGAATTTATATATGCCAAGTGTTGGCCAGGATCTACATATGTATCAAAAAAAGATTGAAGAGAATTTCAAAGTGATTTTAACTGAATTCTCAAATTATTTACGAGATAGTAATAATTTATGGGATGGTAAAGAATTGACTGAAACCTATGAATTGCTTCAGGAAGCTAAGAATATTGCTATAAAAAACATTGAAAATCATATACTGAGATATGAAGACCAGTATTATAATTATTTCAAGATGCGTGAAAGGCAATTTGAAATTTTTGAGAGAGTAATGCCATTTATTTCTTCATTAGATGATACAGTTATCCAAGGAGTGAAAATTTCTAGCTTTCTGGATCAATTAAGTCAAGCTGTTGGTCCAGTAAATACTTCGAGTTATTTTCTTGATGAACTTTCTCAAATGAGAGAAGAGTTTCAACAGATGCCATTACCGCAAACACGGCAAGAGTTTGAGATTAGGTCATCACTGTATTATGTGATGCAAGAATTAGAAAGTTACTTAATAATTAAAGATTCATTAAAGAAACATTAG
- a CDS encoding transporter substrate-binding domain-containing protein: MKKLLKIGVTAILSLGLLAGCGGDDEQVLVMGTSADYPPFESIDEATGEIVGFDVDLARYITEQLGYEFEVQDMDFNGLIPALEGGRVDFVLAGMTPRPDRLERADFSDIYHEANNLIVFKADSGIETVEDLNGKTLGVQLGSIQEEEAEDVLAPELDGLQVEKRNRIPELIQELIAGRIDAAIIEDTVAKGYLERNTELTSFLLPHTEEAGSAIAFPKGSELLDPFNEELQKMKEDGKLEELILKWFDE; this comes from the coding sequence ATGAAAAAGTTATTAAAGATTGGTGTAACAGCAATACTGTCATTAGGTTTACTAGCAGGGTGTGGAGGAGATGACGAACAAGTACTTGTTATGGGTACTTCCGCAGATTACCCGCCATTTGAATCGATTGACGAAGCTACAGGTGAAATTGTTGGTTTTGATGTTGACTTAGCTCGTTATATTACTGAACAGCTAGGATACGAGTTTGAAGTTCAAGATATGGATTTTAATGGTCTCATTCCGGCTTTAGAAGGTGGACGAGTTGATTTTGTATTAGCAGGGATGACTCCTAGACCCGATCGCTTAGAGCGTGCTGATTTTTCGGATATTTATCATGAAGCAAATAACTTAATAGTTTTTAAAGCTGATAGTGGAATTGAAACGGTAGAAGATTTAAATGGGAAAACTCTTGGTGTTCAACTTGGTTCTATTCAAGAAGAAGAAGCTGAAGATGTTTTAGCTCCTGAATTAGATGGGTTACAAGTTGAAAAGCGTAATCGTATTCCTGAACTTATTCAAGAATTAATAGCTGGACGTATTGATGCAGCGATTATCGAAGATACTGTTGCTAAAGGTTATTTAGAGAGAAATACAGAATTAACTTCTTTCCTATTACCACACACAGAAGAAGCTGGATCCGCAATTGCTTTCCCTAAAGGTAGTGAATTATTAGATCCGTTTAATGAAGAACTTCAAAAAATGAAAGAGGATGGCAAACTAGAAGAACTAATCTTAAAATGGTTTGACGAATAA
- a CDS encoding amino acid ABC transporter permease, translating to MNLDFNQIVPSIPFIMGGIWVTLKFVSVSLIIGLVLGTFLAILKIGKVKLLVILSDIYTSIFRGTPLILQLSIIYFATPQLIDYNISAYEAGVLTFGLNSAAYISEIIRAGIQAVDKGQKEAAEALGIPYNQMMLKIILPQAFRNILPALFNEFITLTKESAIVSVIGVMDILRRSQVVASNTFAYFEPLLIAGVIYYVLVMALTLLGKLLERRLKRSD from the coding sequence ATGAATTTGGATTTTAACCAAATCGTGCCCTCTATCCCTTTTATAATGGGAGGGATATGGGTCACGTTAAAGTTTGTTAGTGTGTCTTTAATTATTGGATTAGTTTTAGGGACATTTCTGGCAATACTCAAGATTGGAAAAGTAAAGTTATTAGTTATTTTATCTGATATTTATACATCGATTTTCCGTGGTACACCACTTATCTTGCAATTATCTATTATCTATTTTGCGACACCGCAGTTAATTGACTATAATATTTCAGCATATGAAGCAGGGGTTTTAACTTTTGGTTTAAACTCTGCGGCTTACATATCAGAAATTATACGTGCTGGTATACAAGCAGTAGATAAGGGTCAAAAAGAAGCAGCGGAAGCATTAGGAATCCCTTACAATCAAATGATGCTAAAAATTATATTACCACAGGCGTTTCGAAATATTTTACCTGCGTTATTTAACGAATTTATTACTCTAACTAAAGAGTCTGCAATCGTATCGGTTATTGGGGTTATGGATATTCTAAGAAGGTCACAAGTCGTAGCTTCGAATACGTTTGCCTATTTTGAACCGTTACTGATTGCTGGAGTTATCTATTATGTATTAGTAATGGCATTAACTCTTCTTGGGAAATTGCTAGAGAGGAGATTGAAACGAAGTGATTAA
- a CDS encoding amino acid ABC transporter ATP-binding protein produces MINVKNLSKSFGKLEVLKNISTSINKGEVVAIIGPSGSGKSTFLRCLNMLEQPTSGEVWFNDTELTSPKVDILKVRQQIGMVFQHFHLFPHMTVLENLTYAPMSVKKMEKSEAVTKAEELLKKVGLYEKKNEYPSRLSGGQKQRVAIARALAMDPEVMLFDEPTSALDPEMVKEVLEVMKSLTQTGMTMTIVTHEMGFAREVADRVFFLDHGQLLEDAPPSEFFSQPKTDRARDFLQKVL; encoded by the coding sequence GTGATTAATGTAAAAAATTTATCTAAATCATTTGGGAAGCTTGAAGTATTAAAAAATATTTCAACTTCAATAAATAAAGGGGAAGTAGTCGCTATTATCGGGCCTTCTGGATCTGGTAAGTCAACGTTTCTAAGATGTTTAAACATGCTAGAACAACCGACTTCAGGTGAGGTTTGGTTTAATGATACGGAATTAACTAGCCCTAAGGTTGATATTTTGAAAGTAAGGCAACAAATTGGTATGGTATTTCAACACTTTCATTTATTTCCGCATATGACTGTGTTGGAAAACTTAACTTATGCACCGATGTCAGTTAAGAAAATGGAGAAATCAGAAGCTGTCACTAAGGCAGAAGAACTTCTAAAAAAAGTCGGTTTATATGAAAAGAAAAACGAATATCCTAGTCGTCTTTCTGGTGGGCAAAAGCAACGTGTTGCGATTGCTCGAGCATTAGCCATGGATCCTGAAGTAATGCTTTTTGATGAACCGACCTCCGCACTTGATCCTGAAATGGTTAAGGAAGTTTTAGAAGTAATGAAATCATTAACTCAAACAGGAATGACGATGACGATTGTTACGCATGAAATGGGCTTTGCTAGAGAAGTGGCTGATCGAGTATTTTTTCTTGACCATGGCCAGTTACTGGAAGATGCTCCACCGAGTGAATTTTTTAGTCAACCAAAAACTGATCGTGCTCGTGACTTTTTACAAAAGGTCTTATAA
- a CDS encoding M20/M25/M40 family metallo-hydrolase, whose protein sequence is MINEQRLVDEFLELVQIDSETKHEQLIAPVLKKKFEDLGVEVYEDDTTGKTGHGAGNLICTLHGTKEGVDTIYFTSHMDTVVPGKGIKPSIKEGYVVTDGTTILGADDKAGIAVMLEAIKVLKEQSIEYGTIQFIITVGEESGLVGAKELDPSLLKAKFGFALDSDGPVGDIIVAAPTQAKVNVVVNGKTAHAGVAPEKGISAITVAAKAISKMPLGRIDEDTTANIGRFEGGTQTNIVCDYVKILAEARSLLPEKMEKQVETMKAAFEDTAKDFGTTADVDIDIMYPGFKLGDGDEVVEVAKQAMSSIGRTPRLLQSGGGSDANIIAGFGIPTVNLAVGYEEIHTKNERMPISELVKLAEAVVSIVKTITTK, encoded by the coding sequence ATGATTAATGAACAACGTCTCGTGGATGAGTTTTTAGAGCTCGTTCAAATTGACTCCGAAACCAAACATGAGCAATTGATTGCGCCAGTATTGAAGAAGAAATTCGAAGATCTTGGTGTTGAAGTGTATGAAGATGATACGACTGGTAAAACAGGTCACGGTGCTGGTAACCTCATTTGTACATTACATGGTACAAAAGAAGGTGTTGATACGATTTACTTTACATCTCACATGGACACTGTAGTCCCAGGTAAAGGAATAAAACCTTCGATTAAAGAAGGGTATGTAGTAACAGATGGGACAACGATTTTAGGTGCTGATGATAAAGCTGGGATTGCGGTTATGCTTGAAGCAATTAAAGTTCTAAAGGAACAAAGTATAGAGTATGGTACGATACAATTTATTATTACAGTAGGTGAAGAATCAGGATTAGTTGGGGCAAAAGAACTTGATCCATCTTTGCTAAAAGCTAAGTTTGGTTTTGCTTTAGATAGTGATGGACCTGTCGGTGATATCATTGTAGCAGCACCTACTCAAGCAAAAGTAAATGTTGTCGTTAATGGAAAAACAGCTCATGCAGGGGTGGCCCCTGAAAAAGGAATATCAGCAATTACTGTTGCTGCTAAAGCCATTTCTAAAATGCCGCTTGGTCGTATTGATGAAGACACAACTGCTAACATTGGAAGATTTGAAGGTGGTACACAAACGAATATTGTTTGTGATTATGTAAAGATCTTAGCTGAGGCCCGTTCACTTCTACCTGAGAAAATGGAAAAACAAGTGGAAACGATGAAAGCAGCATTTGAAGATACGGCAAAAGATTTTGGCACAACGGCTGATGTTGATATTGATATTATGTATCCAGGCTTTAAGTTAGGAGACGGTGATGAAGTTGTAGAAGTTGCAAAACAAGCAATGTCTTCTATAGGCAGGACACCACGTTTATTACAAAGTGGTGGTGGAAGTGATGCAAACATCATTGCTGGCTTTGGCATTCCGACTGTCAACCTTGCAGTTGGCTACGAAGAAATACATACGAAAAATGAACGTATGCCAATTTCAGAATTAGTTAAGTTAGCAGAAGCAGTTGTTTCAATTGTTAAAACGATAACAACGAAATAG
- a CDS encoding MarR family transcriptional regulator, translating to MDYNTIHQMLNYFRATYKVVDEDWQKSAQEVGITQSEQHMIWIIYFEKKVSMSQIAKVGLWDLSTVMQVIKRLKTKGLVQTIKDENDLRVSYVMLTPEGEEKRQETSQFTYHFSKFIEDYMNEDDEKKQRLEAIFEFVKDFCKHYYGQEFVQWVERTSNSSITSEKNE from the coding sequence TTGGATTATAACACTATACATCAAATGTTAAATTATTTTCGAGCGACTTACAAAGTAGTAGATGAGGATTGGCAAAAATCTGCTCAAGAAGTTGGAATTACACAATCAGAACAGCATATGATCTGGATCATCTATTTTGAAAAAAAAGTTTCGATGTCACAAATTGCTAAGGTTGGGTTGTGGGATCTATCAACAGTAATGCAAGTGATTAAACGTTTAAAAACAAAAGGACTCGTTCAAACGATAAAAGACGAAAATGATCTACGTGTCTCATACGTGATGTTAACACCAGAAGGGGAAGAGAAACGCCAGGAAACATCGCAATTTACATATCATTTTTCAAAATTTATTGAAGACTATATGAACGAAGATGATGAAAAAAAACAAAGACTAGAAGCTATATTCGAGTTTGTGAAGGATTTTTGTAAACATTATTATGGTCAAGAATTTGTACAATGGGTGGAAAGAACGAGTAACTCAAGCATTACAAGTGAGAAAAACGAATGA
- the prli42 gene encoding stressosome-associated protein Prli42: MSRKFQKMIIYVMIATLVLGSLLTGAAFWL; encoded by the coding sequence ATGTCACGCAAATTTCAAAAAATGATTATTTACGTAATGATCGCAACATTAGTATTAGGGAGTTTACTTACAGGAGCTGCTTTTTGGCTTTAA